Proteins encoded by one window of Clostridium cagae:
- the rd gene encoding rubredoxin — translation MDSYVCTVCGYIYDPVVGDTDNGVAPGTKFEDIADDWVCPLCGVPKSDFEKVE, via the coding sequence ATGGACAGTTATGTTTGTACAGTATGTGGTTATATTTATGATCCAGTGGTAGGTGATACTGATAATGGTGTTGCTCCTGGAACAAAATTTGAAGATATTGCTGATGATTGGGTATGCCCTTTATGTGGAGTACCAAAATCAGATTTTGAAAAAGTAGAATAA
- a CDS encoding DUF2249 domain-containing protein, whose product MSNFAATVDARKYEPRDKHPVIFKTFEDLALGEKMELINDHDPRPLHYQFIIERPETFEWEYLEEGPEVWRVAITKK is encoded by the coding sequence ATGTCAAATTTTGCAGCAACTGTTGATGCTAGAAAATATGAACCAAGAGATAAGCATCCTGTTATTTTTAAAACTTTTGAAGATTTAGCATTGGGTGAAAAAATGGAACTTATAAATGATCATGATCCTCGTCCACTACATTATCAGTTTATAATAGAACGTCCAGAAACATTTGAATGGGAGTACCTAGAAGAAGGACCTGAGGTGTGGCGAGTTGCTATTACAAAAAAATAA
- the hcp gene encoding hydroxylamine reductase: protein MSMFCYQCQETAGCKGCTKVGVCGKDEHVAKAQDLLIYVTKGLAIVSNEGRKVGVIDSKVDKYITENLFTTITNANFDRDSILDRVRETLKLREILKAKVIKAGGKVGEVKVSGGFFKKIFGMQTTEMIMPDAATWTADNIIEFDVKAEKVGVLATENEDIRSLRELITYGLKGLSAYMKHAMNLKYNNEEVHGFMARALAATLDDSLTVDDLVALALEAGKFGVNGMALLDKANTESYGHPEITTVDIGVRTNPGILISGHDLKDLEMLLKQTEGTGVDVYTHGEMLAGQYYPKFKKYKHFAGNYGNAWWKQKEEFEKFNGPILMTTNCIVIPKESYKNRLFTTGATGMPGCPHIEADSKGIKDFSKVIEIAKKCNAPTEIEKGQIVGGFAHNQVLALADKVVDAVKTGAIKRFFVMAGCDGRAKSRNYYTDFAEKLPKDTVILTAGCAKYKYNKLNLGDIGGIPRVLDAGQCNDSYSLVVIALKLQEVFGLDDVNKLPISYNIAWYEQKAVIVLLSLLHLGVKNIHLGPTLPAFLSPNVAKVLIDNFGIGGITNVEDDMKMFMEA, encoded by the coding sequence ATGTCAATGTTTTGTTATCAATGTCAAGAAACAGCAGGGTGTAAAGGCTGTACTAAAGTAGGTGTTTGTGGTAAAGACGAACATGTAGCAAAGGCGCAAGATTTATTAATATATGTAACTAAAGGACTAGCTATAGTAAGTAATGAGGGAAGAAAAGTTGGAGTTATAGATAGTAAAGTTGATAAATACATAACAGAAAATTTATTTACAACAATTACAAATGCTAATTTTGATAGAGATTCTATTTTAGATAGAGTAAGAGAAACTTTAAAATTAAGAGAAATTCTAAAAGCTAAAGTTATTAAAGCTGGTGGTAAAGTTGGAGAAGTAAAAGTAAGTGGTGGTTTCTTCAAAAAAATATTTGGAATGCAAACTACAGAGATGATAATGCCAGATGCAGCAACTTGGACAGCTGATAATATAATAGAATTTGATGTAAAGGCTGAAAAAGTTGGGGTACTTGCAACGGAAAATGAGGATATAAGAAGCTTAAGAGAACTTATAACTTATGGATTAAAAGGATTATCTGCTTATATGAAACATGCTATGAACTTAAAATATAACAATGAAGAAGTTCATGGATTTATGGCAAGAGCATTAGCAGCTACATTAGATGATAGTTTAACTGTTGATGATTTAGTTGCACTTGCATTAGAAGCTGGTAAATTTGGTGTAAATGGTATGGCATTACTTGATAAAGCTAATACTGAAAGTTATGGCCATCCTGAAATAACTACTGTAGATATTGGAGTTAGAACTAATCCAGGAATATTAATTTCAGGACATGATTTAAAAGATTTAGAGATGTTACTTAAACAAACAGAAGGAACTGGAGTAGATGTATATACTCATGGAGAAATGCTTGCTGGACAATACTACCCAAAATTCAAGAAATATAAACACTTTGCAGGAAATTATGGTAATGCATGGTGGAAACAAAAAGAAGAATTTGAAAAGTTTAATGGACCAATTCTTATGACTACAAATTGTATAGTTATTCCAAAGGAGTCTTATAAGAATAGATTATTTACAACAGGAGCTACTGGAATGCCAGGATGCCCTCATATAGAAGCTGACTCAAAAGGAATAAAAGATTTCTCTAAGGTTATAGAAATTGCTAAAAAATGTAATGCGCCTACTGAAATAGAAAAAGGACAAATAGTTGGTGGATTTGCGCATAACCAAGTTTTAGCCCTTGCAGATAAAGTTGTAGATGCTGTTAAAACTGGTGCTATAAAGAGATTCTTTGTAATGGCTGGTTGTGATGGAAGAGCTAAATCAAGAAATTATTATACTGATTTTGCAGAAAAATTACCTAAAGATACAGTTATATTAACTGCAGGATGTGCTAAATATAAATATAATAAATTAAACTTAGGTGATATTGGTGGAATTCCAAGAGTGTTAGATGCAGGACAATGTAATGATTCATATTCATTAGTTGTTATAGCACTAAAACTTCAAGAAGTATTTGGTCTAGATGATGTGAATAAATTACCTATATCATATAATATAGCATGGTATGAACAAAAAGCTGTAATAGTATTATTATCATTATTACATTTAGGTGTTAAAAACATTCATTTAGGACCAACACTTCCAGCATTCCTTTCACCAAATGTTGCTAAAGTATTAATAGATAACTTTGGAATTGGTGGAATAACTAATGTAGAAGATGACATGAAGATGTTTATGGAAGCTTAA
- a CDS encoding cytoplasmic protein, whose amino-acid sequence MLINKILEKFNKPSVTKIDNLNGKDILFKVKNGLGKLTMKFAKDINNDIKATFYLGDTPLIMCNSEYCPTCSTMIALAKGRDEADDEVVKVLSELNNIESLEDSFSKISPILSLLEDGYYVLKEVEFFPTDGEGNFFWNLKMKAKNYMASSYYYAPNHGTIIIEPKFLLPSQGTNSYNKDRVEYYRGKIRNGEKLFGLAIEMRGALGLLIDGHHKATACYLEGKPIRCITIINTFSYKNFNSKEEGISYTGNNIKYSDIKGGDSIKEFYENKSKNRKSNISYKEVYLKEKDIKSIDIGIPKEEFLDYDTYALSTLASDTSEEKIRDLLNYIGEDPLEELEEVFCNLRVNDKKRARELCFSILLLECFQNLWDECVMFLSQYNDEEVQELFVNLLVEYGFEYGHNKMKHIIDNYFKRPI is encoded by the coding sequence ATGTTAATTAATAAAATACTAGAAAAATTTAATAAACCATCAGTAACTAAAATAGATAATTTAAATGGGAAAGATATATTATTTAAAGTAAAAAATGGTCTTGGAAAATTAACTATGAAATTTGCTAAGGATATAAACAATGATATAAAGGCAACATTTTATTTAGGGGATACTCCGTTAATTATGTGTAATTCCGAATATTGTCCAACTTGTTCTACAATGATTGCGTTAGCTAAGGGAAGAGATGAAGCGGATGATGAGGTAGTTAAAGTTTTAAGTGAACTAAATAATATAGAAAGTTTAGAAGATAGTTTTTCTAAAATAAGTCCCATATTATCTTTATTAGAAGATGGATACTATGTTTTAAAAGAAGTGGAATTTTTTCCAACAGATGGTGAAGGAAATTTCTTTTGGAATTTAAAAATGAAGGCTAAAAATTATATGGCAAGCTCATACTATTATGCTCCTAACCATGGAACTATTATTATAGAACCAAAGTTTTTATTACCTTCCCAAGGAACCAATTCTTATAACAAAGATAGAGTAGAGTATTATAGGGGGAAAATTAGAAATGGAGAAAAGTTGTTTGGTTTAGCCATTGAAATGAGAGGTGCACTTGGACTATTAATAGATGGTCATCATAAGGCTACAGCTTGTTATTTGGAAGGAAAACCAATACGCTGCATAACCATTATAAACACATTTTCATATAAGAACTTTAATTCTAAAGAAGAAGGAATTTCCTATACAGGCAATAATATTAAATATTCTGATATAAAAGGTGGAGATAGTATAAAGGAGTTTTATGAAAATAAGAGTAAAAATAGAAAAAGCAATATTTCATATAAAGAGGTTTATCTAAAAGAAAAAGATATTAAGTCTATTGATATAGGTATTCCTAAAGAAGAATTTCTAGACTATGATACGTATGCATTATCAACTCTTGCTAGTGATACATCTGAAGAAAAAATAAGAGATTTATTAAATTATATTGGTGAAGATCCATTAGAGGAACTTGAGGAAGTATTTTGTAATCTTAGAGTTAATGATAAAAAAAGAGCAAGAGAACTTTGCTTTTCTATTCTTTTATTAGAGTGCTTTCAAAATCTTTGGGATGAATGTGTAATGTTTTTATCTCAATATAATGATGAAGAGGTTCAGGAATTGTTTGTTAATTTGTTGGTTGAATATGGATTTGAGTATGGACATAATAAAATGAAACATATTATTGATAACTATTTTAAAAGACCAATTTAG
- a CDS encoding S41 family peptidase, with translation MKFNKKGKVIATIVLVIAVVIGIFAFKIFHRVTNSPMIKSEDRNEKFIADIEFLKKELPKKHKNLFFSKSKEEFNDEIDSLINNVSRYSDEDINGELAKIIVSINDSHTNVDIMGSLAYPLNFFQFGNDIYLVDGDSEYKEYWGKKLVSINGHSINELKEKLEPFISKDNEAISKNQFSVLLKCVEVLKLSGIVKEDNATFTFEGSSNADVMIKPVAMEEYMNITTLSSDEEFKNRFPISKQNSNDNYWFKYIEEENTMYVKYNSCMKMKEYSFSNFTKDVFNVIDTKNATKLVVDLRDNGGGNSRVFETFLDEIKKRENINKEGNLYAIIGRRTFSSAVLNAMSLRNETNATLIGEPTGGKPNHFGEVKTIHLSNVNIDVNYSSNYFKTSDEDTDSIYPNVEINLKAESFFNGQDDFLEYVIR, from the coding sequence TATTGCTACTATTGTACTTGTAATTGCAGTAGTTATAGGAATATTTGCTTTTAAAATATTTCATAGAGTAACTAACTCTCCTATGATTAAAAGTGAAGATAGAAATGAGAAATTTATAGCAGATATTGAGTTCTTAAAAAAGGAATTACCTAAAAAGCATAAGAATTTATTTTTTTCTAAATCCAAAGAAGAATTTAATGATGAGATTGACTCACTAATTAACAATGTTTCAAGATATAGTGATGAAGATATAAATGGTGAACTTGCAAAAATAATAGTATCTATTAATGACAGTCATACTAATGTAGATATTATGGGTTCACTAGCTTATCCATTAAATTTCTTTCAGTTTGGAAATGATATATATCTTGTTGATGGGGATTCAGAATATAAAGAGTATTGGGGAAAAAAGCTTGTTTCAATAAATGGACATTCAATAAATGAATTAAAAGAAAAATTAGAACCTTTTATATCTAAGGATAATGAAGCTATAAGTAAAAATCAGTTTTCAGTATTATTAAAATGTGTAGAAGTATTAAAACTTAGTGGAATAGTAAAGGAAGATAATGCAACCTTTACATTTGAGGGTTCATCTAATGCTGATGTTATGATAAAACCAGTTGCAATGGAAGAGTATATGAATATAACAACATTATCAAGTGATGAAGAGTTTAAAAATAGATTTCCTATATCAAAACAGAACTCAAATGATAATTATTGGTTTAAGTACATTGAAGAAGAAAATACTATGTATGTAAAATACAATTCATGTATGAAAATGAAGGAGTATTCTTTTTCTAACTTCACTAAGGATGTATTTAATGTTATTGATACAAAAAATGCAACTAAATTAGTTGTAGATTTAAGAGATAATGGTGGAGGAAATTCTAGAGTTTTTGAAACATTTTTAGATGAAATAAAGAAAAGAGAAAATATAAATAAAGAAGGGAATCTCTATGCTATTATAGGAAGGAGAACATTCTCATCAGCAGTACTAAATGCAATGAGTCTTAGAAATGAAACTAATGCTACATTAATAGGAGAGCCAACAGGTGGAAAACCTAATCATTTCGGAGAGGTAAAAACTATACATTTATCTAATGTGAATATTGATGTTAATTATTCAAGCAATTATTTTAAAACCTCAGATGAAGATACAGATTCAATTTATCCAAATGTAGAAATAAACTTAAAAGCAGAATCATTCTTTAATGGACAAGATGACTTTTTGGAGTATGTAATAAGATAA